A window from Shimia isoporae encodes these proteins:
- a CDS encoding phage tail baseplate protein, with amino-acid sequence MRGDEVPHAPHLAVLADPWPGTVAVYEADADEDYVLNSFVTTGSVIGVTESALGMVPSGRMDRGLPLLVRMLVGDLESVGRAKFLNGGNFFAIGDGVPDNWELFQARTAELVGEQTYQLSNRLRGQLGTERSAGSVWPQGSWVVAVNEGISQLELAARLRNVARHYRIGPATQTYSHETYGHSVHAFKGIGLRPYAPVHLRIERGNAAGSSLSWIRRTRIDGDTWETPEVPVGEDYEKYLVRVRRGAQVLRSQEVGQPFWTYSAGAMSTDGAAVGDIIEVAQISARYGVGKFASTIL; translated from the coding sequence ATGCGAGGAGACGAAGTTCCGCATGCGCCGCACCTCGCGGTTTTGGCCGACCCGTGGCCGGGAACCGTCGCGGTGTATGAAGCCGACGCCGACGAAGACTATGTTTTGAACAGCTTTGTCACGACCGGTTCCGTTATTGGAGTAACCGAGTCTGCGCTGGGCATGGTTCCAAGTGGAAGGATGGATCGTGGTCTGCCACTGTTGGTTAGAATGTTGGTCGGGGATCTGGAAAGTGTCGGTCGCGCGAAATTTCTGAACGGCGGCAATTTTTTCGCTATCGGAGATGGCGTACCGGACAATTGGGAGCTGTTTCAAGCGCGCACCGCGGAACTGGTAGGAGAACAAACCTATCAGTTGAGCAATAGACTGCGCGGCCAGCTTGGAACAGAAAGGTCTGCTGGTAGTGTTTGGCCGCAAGGCAGCTGGGTGGTGGCCGTAAACGAAGGTATTTCTCAACTTGAGTTGGCGGCTAGGCTTCGAAATGTTGCCCGTCACTACCGCATTGGCCCCGCAACTCAGACATATTCTCACGAAACCTACGGACACAGTGTGCACGCATTCAAAGGCATCGGATTAAGACCCTATGCTCCTGTGCACCTACGAATTGAAAGAGGTAATGCAGCTGGTTCGTCTTTGAGCTGGATTCGGCGCACCCGCATAGACGGGGACACATGGGAAACACCGGAAGTTCCGGTCGGAGAAGACTATGAAAAATACCTTGTACGTGTTCGCCGGGGGGCGCAGGTTTTGCGGTCTCAGGAAGTCGGACAACCATTTTGGACTTATTCGGCAGGGGCAATGAGTACCGATGGCGCAGCGGTCGGCGACATCATTGAAGTGGCTCAGATTTCGGCTCGATATGGCGTGGGAAAATTTGCCAGCACTATTTTGTAG
- the cysE gene encoding serine O-acetyltransferase, with translation MAELKPKLTEVDPVWQRISDEAREAVAEEPLMGGLVHACVLHHASLERALSYRFAAKLSSNEMSMVILREIADEAYAASPELIEAARSDLMAIFERDPACHRLLQPILYFKGYQAVQAYRIGHWLWQQGRTDLAYFIQMRTSEIFGIDIHPAARIGKGIMIDHAHSIVIGETAVVGDNVSMLHSVTLGGTGKEEEDRHPKIGDGVLIGAGAKVLGNIKVGHCSRVAAGSVVLQEVPPCTTVAGVPAKVVGEAGCDQPAVSMDQDFADCSKIQ, from the coding sequence ATGGCTGAGCTGAAACCAAAACTGACGGAAGTCGACCCTGTATGGCAGCGCATTTCGGATGAGGCGCGTGAAGCGGTCGCCGAAGAACCGCTTATGGGTGGTCTGGTACATGCTTGCGTGCTTCACCATGCTTCGTTGGAGCGCGCGCTCAGTTATCGGTTCGCAGCCAAGCTGTCGTCGAATGAGATGTCGATGGTAATCTTGCGAGAGATTGCGGACGAGGCGTACGCCGCTTCACCCGAATTGATCGAAGCAGCGCGTTCCGATCTGATGGCAATTTTTGAGCGTGACCCAGCATGTCACCGGCTTCTTCAGCCAATTCTGTACTTTAAGGGGTATCAGGCAGTTCAAGCCTATCGTATCGGACATTGGCTTTGGCAGCAGGGACGAACGGATCTCGCGTACTTCATCCAGATGCGCACAAGCGAAATCTTCGGCATTGATATTCACCCGGCTGCGCGTATCGGGAAAGGCATCATGATCGATCACGCGCACTCCATCGTTATTGGTGAAACCGCGGTTGTTGGTGACAACGTGTCGATGTTGCATTCGGTAACCCTTGGGGGCACCGGAAAAGAAGAAGAAGACCGCCACCCGAAAATTGGCGATGGCGTGCTAATTGGCGCAGGCGCCAAGGTCTTGGGCAACATAAAAGTCGGCCATTGCAGTCGCGTCGCCGCTGGATCTGTTGTTCTCCAAGAAGTTCCGCCCTGCACAACCGTGGCTGGCGTTCCTGCGAAAGTGGTTGGGGAAGCCGGCTGCGATCAGCCTGCCGTGAGCATGGATCAGGATTTCGCTGACTGCTCGAAAATCCAATAA
- a CDS encoding pyruvate dehydrogenase complex dihydrolipoamide acetyltransferase, with protein sequence MPIEILMPALSPTMEEGTLAKWLVKEGDEVSSGDLIAEIETDKATMEFEAVDEGVIGKILVAEGSEGVAVNSPIAVLLADGETADDIGATPAAAPEAAPAADAGKEAAPTGGSDAPAAAPASARSADGSRIFASPLARRIAADKGIDLATVAGSGPRGRIVKADVEGTTAAASAPAKPAAAPAPSAPAPVASGPATDIVLRMYEDRETEEIALDGMRKTIAARLTEAKQSIPHFYLRRDIKLDALLSFRSQLNGQLEKRGAKLSVNDFVIKACALALQEVPEANAVWANDRILRLKPSDVAVAVAIEGGLFTPVLRDADAKSLSALSSEMKDLASRARDRKLAPHEYQGGSFAISNLGMFGIDNFDAVINPPHGAILAVGAGTKKPVVGPDGAIEVATVMSVTLSVDHRVIDGALGAQLLQAIVDNLENPMAMLA encoded by the coding sequence ATGCCCATCGAAATCCTCATGCCTGCCCTTTCCCCCACTATGGAAGAAGGCACATTGGCCAAATGGTTGGTCAAGGAAGGCGACGAAGTCTCCTCTGGTGACCTGATTGCCGAGATCGAAACCGACAAAGCCACCATGGAGTTCGAAGCCGTGGACGAAGGCGTGATCGGCAAGATTCTCGTTGCCGAAGGAAGCGAAGGCGTAGCGGTCAACTCTCCTATCGCCGTCCTTCTGGCCGACGGCGAAACCGCCGACGACATTGGCGCAACACCAGCGGCGGCACCGGAAGCGGCCCCAGCCGCTGACGCAGGCAAGGAGGCGGCTCCCACAGGGGGCTCCGACGCGCCTGCCGCGGCCCCGGCGTCAGCAAGGAGTGCCGATGGCTCGCGTATCTTTGCGTCCCCGCTGGCGCGGCGCATTGCGGCGGACAAAGGCATCGATCTGGCAACTGTTGCAGGCTCCGGTCCCCGTGGTCGTATCGTCAAAGCCGACGTTGAAGGCACAACTGCCGCCGCGTCTGCGCCAGCCAAACCCGCAGCGGCTCCTGCTCCTTCGGCACCTGCGCCGGTTGCCTCCGGCCCTGCCACAGACATCGTACTGCGAATGTACGAGGACCGTGAGACAGAAGAAATCGCGCTCGACGGTATGCGCAAAACCATTGCTGCGCGTCTGACAGAAGCCAAACAATCGATCCCGCACTTTTACTTGCGCCGCGACATTAAGCTCGACGCTTTGCTGTCGTTCCGCAGCCAGCTAAACGGTCAGCTGGAAAAGCGTGGCGCGAAGCTCTCTGTCAATGACTTCGTCATCAAGGCCTGCGCATTGGCGCTGCAGGAAGTGCCAGAAGCCAATGCCGTCTGGGCCAACGACCGCATTCTGCGCCTCAAACCTTCTGATGTCGCAGTCGCAGTCGCCATCGAAGGCGGCCTGTTCACGCCGGTCCTCAGAGATGCGGACGCGAAGTCCCTGTCTGCCCTGTCATCGGAGATGAAAGACCTAGCCTCCCGCGCAAGGGATAGAAAACTCGCCCCGCACGAGTATCAGGGCGGCAGCTTTGCGATTTCCAACCTTGGCATGTTCGGGATCGATAATTTTGATGCGGTCATTAATCCACCGCACGGCGCGATCCTGGCAGTTGGGGCTGGCACCAAGAAACCCGTTGTTGGCCCGGACGGTGCAATCGAAGTCGCCACCGTTATGTCTGTAACTCTTTCGGTAGATCACCGAGTTATAGACGGCGCACTGGGTGCTCAATTGCTTCAAGCAATTGTCGACAATCTGGAAAACCCGATGGCGATGCTCGCTTAA
- a CDS encoding pyruvate dehydrogenase complex E1 component subunit beta — protein sequence MATEILMPALSPTMEEGTLAKWLVKEGDTVQSGDIIAEIETDKATMEFEAVDEGVIGKILVAEGTEGVAVNTAIAILAEDGEDVSTIEVAPSTASAAEAAPAAAAPAQPAAPEAPKPDLAPDWPSGTPMKTCTVREALRDAMAEEMRANEAVYLMGEEVAEYQGAYKVSQGLLDEFGSKRVIDTPITEHGFAGIAVGAAFGGLNPIVEFMTFNFAMQAIDQIINSAAKTLYMSGGQMGAPMVFRGPNGAAARVGAQHSHDYAAWYAQIPGLKVAMPYSAADAKGLLKSAIRDPNPVIFLENEILYGRSFEVPDIDDFTIPFGKARIWREGSDVTIVSFGIGMQYALEAADKLAEDGISAEVIDLRTLRPIDYDTVIASVMKTNRCVTVEEGFPVGSIGNHLSATIMQRAFDYLDAPVINCAGKDVPMPYAANLEKLALVTTDEVIAAVKQVTYR from the coding sequence ATGGCAACAGAAATTCTCATGCCCGCACTTTCCCCGACGATGGAGGAAGGCACTTTGGCCAAGTGGTTGGTCAAGGAAGGCGACACCGTGCAAAGCGGTGATATCATCGCGGAGATCGAAACCGACAAAGCCACTATGGAGTTCGAGGCCGTTGACGAGGGCGTCATCGGCAAAATTCTAGTGGCAGAGGGAACCGAAGGTGTGGCGGTAAATACTGCAATCGCAATTCTGGCCGAGGACGGCGAAGATGTAAGCACGATTGAGGTCGCCCCTTCAACGGCTTCGGCAGCTGAAGCAGCACCCGCGGCCGCAGCCCCAGCCCAACCCGCAGCGCCAGAAGCTCCAAAGCCTGATCTCGCCCCGGATTGGCCCAGCGGAACGCCCATGAAGACCTGTACCGTCCGTGAGGCGCTTCGAGACGCGATGGCGGAAGAAATGCGGGCGAATGAAGCTGTCTATCTGATGGGCGAAGAAGTCGCCGAGTACCAAGGCGCCTACAAAGTCTCTCAAGGCCTGTTGGATGAATTCGGCTCAAAACGGGTTATTGACACGCCCATCACCGAACATGGTTTTGCAGGGATCGCAGTAGGCGCAGCATTTGGCGGACTGAACCCCATCGTGGAGTTCATGACGTTTAATTTTGCCATGCAAGCCATTGACCAAATTATCAATTCGGCGGCTAAGACCTTGTACATGTCCGGTGGCCAAATGGGTGCGCCAATGGTGTTCCGCGGCCCGAATGGCGCTGCTGCACGTGTTGGCGCGCAACATAGCCACGACTACGCAGCCTGGTATGCCCAGATACCCGGCCTAAAGGTTGCGATGCCCTACTCCGCTGCAGACGCAAAGGGACTTCTGAAATCCGCAATCCGCGACCCCAACCCGGTGATCTTCCTTGAGAACGAAATCCTCTATGGTCGCAGCTTCGAAGTACCGGACATTGACGATTTCACCATTCCGTTTGGCAAGGCTCGCATCTGGCGCGAAGGCTCTGACGTGACGATCGTCAGCTTCGGCATCGGCATGCAATATGCCCTTGAGGCCGCCGACAAGCTGGCCGAGGACGGCATCTCCGCCGAAGTCATCGACCTGCGTACACTCCGCCCAATTGATTACGACACGGTGATCGCATCGGTGATGAAAACCAACCGCTGCGTAACTGTCGAAGAAGGCTTCCCCGTCGGCTCCATCGGCAATCACCTGTCCGCCACGATCATGCAACGCGCTTTTGACTACCTGGACGCGCCGGTGATCAATTGTGCCGGCAAAGACGTCCCGATGCCTTATGCCGCGAACCTCGAAAAACTGGCGCTTGTGACGACCGATGAAGTCATAGCGGCCGTGAAACAAGTGACCTATCGCTGA
- a CDS encoding VOC family protein: MPHFEIHVADVDAAKAFYSGLFGWSFTPMPGGEEIGYHLIEGEKIGAGNALTAGLMARTGPAPDAGSGVRGGTMTFDVSDCDASYNWALSNGGAEALPPQDYPGIGRCAYIEDGQGNIVGMIAPTKEGN, encoded by the coding sequence ATGCCGCATTTTGAAATCCATGTGGCCGACGTAGACGCTGCGAAGGCCTTCTACTCCGGTTTGTTCGGGTGGTCCTTTACGCCCATGCCGGGAGGTGAAGAAATCGGCTACCACCTGATCGAGGGCGAGAAAATCGGCGCGGGTAACGCGCTGACCGCGGGGCTAATGGCCCGAACCGGCCCTGCTCCGGATGCCGGCTCCGGCGTTCGGGGCGGCACGATGACATTCGATGTGTCCGACTGTGACGCCAGCTACAATTGGGCGTTGTCCAACGGCGGCGCCGAAGCATTGCCTCCGCAAGACTATCCGGGGATCGGACGCTGTGCGTATATCGAGGACGGCCAAGGCAACATCGTTGGAATGATCGCTCCGACCAAAGAGGGAAACTGA
- the pdhA gene encoding pyruvate dehydrogenase (acetyl-transferring) E1 component subunit alpha, translating into MAAKRATKKSNVSGEELTQFYRDMLLIRRFEEKAGQLYGMGLIGGFCHLYIGQEAVVVGLEAATKEGDKRITSYRDHGHMLACGMDANGVMAELTGRSGGYSKGKGGSMHMFSKEKHFYGGHGIVGAQVPLGAGLSFADKYNGTDNVTFTYFGDGAANQGQVYETFNMAALWDLPCIFVIENNQYAMGTAQARSTSSQDIYKRGEAFGIPGEMVDGMDVLAVKDAGERAVKHCRSGKGPYILEVKTYRYRGHSMSDPAKYRTREEVQKMREERDPIEHVRQLLLTGKHASEEDLKSIDKDIKAIVNASADFAKESPLPDESELWTDIYAEAH; encoded by the coding sequence ATGGCTGCCAAACGCGCCACGAAAAAATCCAACGTGTCCGGCGAGGAGCTGACACAGTTTTACCGCGACATGCTTTTGATCCGCCGCTTTGAGGAAAAAGCCGGCCAGTTATACGGCATGGGTCTGATTGGCGGCTTCTGCCACCTCTACATCGGTCAAGAGGCCGTTGTCGTTGGCCTGGAAGCAGCAACCAAGGAAGGCGACAAGCGGATCACTTCGTATCGCGATCACGGGCACATGCTTGCCTGTGGCATGGATGCAAACGGCGTCATGGCTGAACTCACCGGACGCAGTGGAGGCTACTCCAAGGGCAAGGGCGGCTCCATGCATATGTTCTCCAAGGAAAAACATTTCTATGGCGGGCACGGGATAGTAGGTGCACAGGTTCCACTGGGCGCGGGCCTCTCATTTGCTGACAAATACAACGGCACCGACAACGTAACCTTTACTTACTTCGGTGATGGCGCGGCAAACCAGGGACAAGTCTACGAGACGTTCAACATGGCTGCGCTCTGGGACCTCCCCTGTATTTTTGTAATTGAAAATAACCAGTATGCGATGGGTACTGCGCAAGCACGTTCCACCTCATCCCAAGACATCTACAAGCGCGGCGAAGCCTTTGGAATTCCAGGTGAAATGGTTGATGGTATGGATGTGCTCGCGGTCAAGGACGCAGGCGAACGCGCGGTAAAGCACTGTCGTTCCGGCAAGGGTCCCTACATTCTGGAAGTAAAAACCTACCGGTACCGCGGTCACTCGATGTCGGATCCTGCAAAGTATCGTACACGCGAAGAAGTTCAGAAAATGCGCGAAGAACGCGACCCAATCGAACATGTTCGCCAACTCCTACTGACGGGCAAACACGCGTCCGAGGAAGATCTCAAATCCATCGACAAAGACATCAAGGCAATCGTAAACGCGAGCGCCGACTTTGCGAAAGAAAGCCCCCTCCCGGACGAGTCCGAGCTTTGGACAGACATCTACGCGGAGGCCCACTGA
- a CDS encoding FtsB family cell division protein, producing MTAKKSRPALGALAFFGLAFAVSVYFVFAAVQGDYGLFRRAEIAADKERLQAELDTLQDEVARMENLTRRLSDSYLDLDLLDQQARDVLGLLRADEIVIR from the coding sequence ATGACAGCAAAAAAATCCCGCCCCGCCCTAGGCGCGCTCGCATTTTTCGGGCTGGCATTTGCCGTTTCAGTCTACTTTGTTTTCGCTGCCGTTCAGGGCGACTACGGTTTGTTCCGTCGTGCCGAAATCGCAGCTGACAAGGAACGCCTCCAAGCCGAACTGGATACGCTTCAAGACGAGGTCGCCCGTATGGAAAATCTCACGCGGCGCCTGTCGGACAGTTATCTGGATCTCGACTTGCTTGATCAACAGGCGCGCGACGTACTTGGCCTGCTACGCGCCGACGAGATCGTTATCCGCTAG
- a CDS encoding acyl-CoA dehydrogenase family protein: MSSSEPVTRLGTHDVFNQPEPKRQNNYWTQDKALQEHAAANGARAGHLAIVAEAFGSERLQQAAVDARRDLPRLKLFDRAGRRVDEVEFHPGYHMLMAAGLEAGYVSLAWDGEAGGHATHAALVYYQAQLEPGVACPLTMTYAAVPALRNEPQLAEVWNPRLSSGVYDPSLTPIASKAGATLGMAMTEKQGGSDVRANTTVAHRDGDAYRLRGHKWFCSAPMCDGFLTLAQAEGGLTCFLVPRWLEGERNGMRLQRLKDKLGNKANASSEIEYHDALAYRVGEEGAGIRTIIEMVHHTRLDTVLAPAGLMRAALSEAHWWINGRSTFQKRLIDQPLMRSVMADLAVDTEAALSVGMMLAAAFDRDNEESRALARVGVALAKYLNNKRCIGVIAEAMEVLGGMGYVEETPMPMIYREAPLNGIWEGSGNVICLDVLRALSREPAAGEALMSLLASATGGDARFDAALKAHLARWPKLPNEAEARWFTESLANLLTAASLLKTAPSAVAEGFVTSRVAGDRGSFAGAIADLRVDDILERLETD; the protein is encoded by the coding sequence ATGAGTTCTTCAGAACCTGTGACTCGGTTGGGCACACATGATGTTTTTAATCAGCCCGAGCCGAAGAGGCAAAACAACTACTGGACGCAGGACAAAGCTTTGCAAGAACACGCAGCAGCCAATGGTGCACGGGCGGGTCACTTGGCAATTGTTGCGGAGGCTTTCGGATCTGAACGGCTACAGCAAGCCGCCGTCGATGCGCGGCGCGACTTACCTCGGCTAAAACTGTTCGACCGAGCAGGACGGCGCGTGGACGAGGTGGAGTTCCATCCAGGCTACCATATGTTGATGGCGGCGGGCTTGGAGGCCGGATATGTGTCCCTCGCCTGGGATGGAGAGGCCGGCGGCCATGCGACACATGCCGCTTTGGTCTACTATCAGGCTCAACTGGAGCCGGGCGTCGCCTGTCCGCTAACCATGACCTATGCCGCTGTCCCCGCTCTACGCAATGAACCACAATTGGCTGAGGTGTGGAATCCGCGCTTGTCTTCAGGGGTTTACGACCCGTCATTGACACCAATCGCGTCAAAGGCCGGAGCGACGCTCGGAATGGCGATGACCGAAAAACAGGGGGGGTCAGATGTCCGCGCGAATACGACCGTGGCCCATCGGGACGGTGATGCTTATCGCTTGAGAGGGCACAAGTGGTTCTGTTCAGCGCCAATGTGCGACGGGTTCCTGACGCTTGCGCAGGCAGAAGGGGGATTGACCTGTTTTCTGGTGCCACGTTGGCTGGAAGGTGAACGGAATGGCATGCGTCTACAGAGGCTCAAGGACAAATTGGGAAACAAGGCGAATGCCAGTTCCGAAATAGAATACCATGACGCGTTGGCTTATCGCGTTGGCGAGGAAGGTGCTGGGATAAGAACCATAATCGAAATGGTACACCACACACGGCTGGACACGGTTTTGGCGCCAGCGGGGTTAATGCGTGCCGCGCTGAGTGAGGCGCACTGGTGGATCAATGGGCGATCTACTTTCCAGAAAAGATTGATTGACCAACCGCTTATGCGATCCGTTATGGCAGATCTGGCTGTGGATACCGAGGCGGCTTTGTCGGTTGGAATGATGCTTGCGGCGGCGTTTGACAGGGACAATGAAGAAAGCCGTGCATTGGCGAGAGTTGGTGTGGCGCTTGCAAAGTACCTCAACAACAAACGATGCATCGGAGTGATTGCCGAAGCCATGGAGGTTTTGGGCGGCATGGGTTACGTCGAGGAAACACCCATGCCGATGATCTACCGTGAAGCGCCGCTCAATGGCATCTGGGAAGGATCCGGAAATGTCATTTGTTTGGATGTACTTAGGGCGTTATCAAGAGAGCCGGCGGCCGGCGAGGCTTTGATGAGCCTGCTTGCCTCTGCAACCGGCGGGGATGCCCGATTTGATGCAGCATTGAAAGCGCATCTGGCGCGGTGGCCCAAGTTGCCAAATGAGGCGGAAGCGCGTTGGTTTACGGAGAGTTTGGCCAATCTTTTGACTGCGGCAAGCCTTTTGAAAACAGCACCTTCTGCGGTAGCAGAGGGCTTTGTGACATCCCGTGTGGCAGGCGACAGGGGGAGTTTCGCGGGGGCAATCGCGGATCTGCGTGTTGACGACATTTTGGAGCGCCTGGAAACGGATTGA
- a CDS encoding fructose bisphosphate aldolase, which produces MTNQAQADKISAGQGFIAALDQSGGSTPKALGLYGIESDGYSSDAEMFDLIHGMRARIAEAPAFTGDKVVGAILFEMTMDREIGGKPTPSYMWEEKGVVPFLKVDKGLADEENGCQVMKPMPELDTLCERAVAKGVFGTKMRSVISAANTDGIKAVVSQQFEVGKQIIGHGLMPIIEPEVTISIADKAEAEDILLAELTAELDALPADQQVMLKLTLPSSANHYKSLVDHPRVMKVVALSGGYSRDEANAKLAENTGMIASFSRALTEGLSAQQSDDEFNDTIASSIDSIYQASIAG; this is translated from the coding sequence ATGACAAACCAAGCTCAAGCGGACAAGATTTCTGCAGGACAAGGCTTCATCGCCGCACTCGATCAATCCGGCGGCTCGACTCCCAAGGCTCTCGGTCTCTACGGCATTGAAAGCGACGGATACTCCTCCGATGCTGAAATGTTCGACCTGATCCACGGCATGCGCGCGCGGATCGCCGAAGCACCCGCGTTCACCGGCGACAAGGTCGTCGGTGCGATACTGTTTGAAATGACCATGGACCGCGAAATCGGCGGCAAGCCAACCCCATCTTACATGTGGGAAGAAAAGGGTGTCGTGCCTTTCCTGAAAGTCGACAAAGGCCTGGCCGACGAAGAGAACGGCTGTCAGGTCATGAAGCCGATGCCGGAACTCGACACCCTATGCGAACGCGCTGTCGCCAAAGGCGTATTCGGCACCAAGATGCGTTCTGTGATCTCTGCGGCGAACACTGACGGCATCAAAGCCGTTGTTTCCCAACAGTTCGAGGTGGGCAAACAAATCATCGGTCACGGCCTGATGCCGATCATCGAACCCGAAGTGACCATTTCCATCGCTGACAAGGCCGAAGCGGAAGATATCTTGCTGGCAGAACTGACTGCAGAGCTCGACGCCCTCCCTGCCGATCAGCAGGTCATGCTCAAGCTGACCCTTCCAAGCAGTGCAAATCACTACAAATCTCTGGTGGACCACCCGCGTGTGATGAAAGTTGTTGCTCTGTCCGGTGGTTACTCCCGCGATGAAGCCAATGCAAAACTGGCCGAAAATACCGGCATGATTGCCAGTTTCTCGCGCGCTTTGACCGAAGGCCTCAGCGCACAACAATCCGATGACGAATTCAATGATACGATTGCGAGTTCGATCGACAGTATCTACCAGGCCTCAATCGCGGGCTAA